The genomic DNA GTGATAGCTTTATTCCTGCGCTGGCGCCGATACCATTAATTCTGCGCCATACAACGGGCCCGACGATCATCAACGCGTTTTGCGAACCACGCCGTGGTGAGATTACGTGTGATCTTCGGGCTCTCAAGCTGGATCCCCGGTAATACCGCTTTTGGCAACGTTTTCCCGGTTTTCGCTTCCGCCAGTCTGAATACCCCTGCGTAAACATCCGTCTTTTCAAACGCCAGACTGTCGCCTTTCTGTAACTGGCGATGGATCTCGCTGTTGCTTAATGACAGGCGTGACGCCAGCTTGCGTACCGCCATTTCCGTCGTGCCGGGTTCATCGCTGTCATAACGGATCAGATCGCCATCGAGCGCCAGTTTCACGCCTGTTGCCTTACTGACCGCGTTCTGGAACGCGGCATTACGACTGGCGTACCATCCGGCATTAAAATCCGCAAAGCGATACAGCGGCGCGCTGTAATTCGCCGGATAGTTCAGCAGATGATACGTGCCAAACCAGAGGCCGCCGCGCAGGGAAAAGACCTCCTGCCGCACCGTTCCCGCCATTTTCCACGGATAGCCGTCAGTGTGCGCCTCGGCAAAAGCAATGCTGACCTGCATCGGGCCACCCGTGTGGACCGGGTTGAGCGATCCAAACAACGTTTGCCCCATCGGCACCATGTTGATGAAATCATCAAAGATCTCGCTGAGCTGCTTTTCCGTTTTCACGTTGTCCAGCCGTTCGCTATAACTTTTGCCGTTGGGAGACGTAATTTTCAATGCGGTATGCACCAGCATCGCCGGAATATGCAGACGCGCCGCCCGCCGATCGATCTCTTTCCAGGCGATGTTACTCAGCCCGGGCACGGCGGGGTCAGCCTGGTAGTTCGACTCCTGCTGCGCCACCGCCAGCACCGAGCAGACGTTTTCTACCGTCGGCGCCAGTTTCTGGCTTTCAAACGTCTTTGCCATGTTCTGTGCCCACGCCTCGCGATTTTTAACACTGGCAGGCATTTTTTGCCGCACTACCGCCGCCACATCAATCGCCTTTTCGCCCTCCTTTAACACCGGTGCTTTGCTGGTACACGCGCTCAGAATGGCGCCGGCCAGTAGCGTTAATGAGGCCGTAAAAAAACGTGATGCGGCAATGGTCATAAGGCTTCCCTGTTTAGCTAAAAGATGGCGTTACGGGCTCGCTGTCCGGGTTATCCAGTTCACGCTCAAAACTCCGCAGACGTTTATAGATGGACATCAGCTCCACCAACGTGGTCCACGAACTGATGAGATACTGGAACGATCCTCGCACCTGGCCAAAGGCATTGGTGATCTGGTTCATCAGACCCAGCGTGATTGTACCCGCGACAATCGACGGGAAAAGCAGGAACACGCCGAAAACGTTATCTACCTGCAGGTAGAGGATACGCGCGATGTTGAAATACATGTAATGGAAATAGAGGCGGAAATAGTTCCGGCGCACAGCCTCGAACAGCTCGCGAACGGTGGGTGGTGTGGCGCGGGCAGGATCGTCTTCCCCGTACACCAGCTCTTTACGGTACGCC from Trabulsiella odontotermitis includes the following:
- a CDS encoding DUF1615 domain-containing protein — translated: MTIAASRFFTASLTLLAGAILSACTSKAPVLKEGEKAIDVAAVVRQKMPASVKNREAWAQNMAKTFESQKLAPTVENVCSVLAVAQQESNYQADPAVPGLSNIAWKEIDRRAARLHIPAMLVHTALKITSPNGKSYSERLDNVKTEKQLSEIFDDFINMVPMGQTLFGSLNPVHTGGPMQVSIAFAEAHTDGYPWKMAGTVRQEVFSLRGGLWFGTYHLLNYPANYSAPLYRFADFNAGWYASRNAAFQNAVSKATGVKLALDGDLIRYDSDEPGTTEMAVRKLASRLSLSNSEIHRQLQKGDSLAFEKTDVYAGVFRLAEAKTGKTLPKAVLPGIQLESPKITRNLTTAWFAKRVDDRRARCMAQN